A region of Gaiellales bacterium DNA encodes the following proteins:
- the hpnC gene encoding squalene synthase HpnC, whose amino-acid sequence MPPPPAIGSAELRDLRRAENFSVASAWIPRRERRLLLAVYAYARLVDEVGDGSREDASAVLDAIEHDVRAGAGGGLRVPALGPVLTRLESGGLPREPLLDLIEANRRDQVVSRYETFDDLIGYCRLSADPVGRLVLEVMGASSAVTRPLSDAICSGLQVVEHLQDVREDARRGRVYLPAADLAADRVSVGELDAPSAGAGLRRVIALQSARARALLVTGSPLAGTLRGWKRVAVAGYVAGGLAAVAALAAADFDVLGRRPRPGRAARAALTARVAVRGRAR is encoded by the coding sequence GTGCCCCCTCCCCCGGCGATCGGGTCGGCGGAGCTCCGCGACCTCCGGCGCGCGGAGAACTTCTCCGTCGCGTCGGCCTGGATTCCGCGCCGCGAGCGGCGGCTGCTCCTGGCCGTCTACGCGTACGCCCGGCTGGTCGACGAGGTCGGCGACGGCAGCCGTGAGGACGCTTCCGCGGTGCTGGACGCGATCGAGCACGACGTGCGCGCAGGGGCCGGCGGCGGCCTGCGCGTGCCGGCGCTTGGGCCGGTGCTGACCCGGCTCGAGAGCGGCGGCCTGCCCCGGGAGCCGCTCCTCGACCTGATCGAGGCCAACCGGCGCGATCAGGTCGTCAGCCGCTACGAGACCTTCGACGACCTGATCGGGTACTGCCGCCTGTCGGCCGACCCGGTCGGACGGCTGGTGCTCGAGGTCATGGGCGCGTCGAGCGCCGTCACGCGGCCGCTGTCCGACGCGATCTGCTCGGGGCTCCAGGTCGTCGAGCACCTCCAGGACGTGCGCGAGGACGCGCGGCGCGGACGGGTGTACCTGCCCGCCGCCGACCTCGCCGCCGACCGTGTCTCCGTGGGCGAGCTCGATGCGCCGTCCGCCGGCGCCGGGTTGCGCCGGGTGATCGCGCTCCAGTCGGCCCGGGCGCGGGCGCTGCTCGTCACCGGGTCGCCGCTGGCGGGGACGCTCCGCGGCTGGAAACGGGTGGCGGTGGCCGGATACGTGGCCGGCGGGCTCGCCGCCGTCGCAGCGCTCGCCGCGGCGGACTTCGACGTCCTGGGCCGGCGCCCGCGGCCGGGTCGGGCGGCGCGCGCGGCACTCACCGCCCGGGTGGCCGTGAGGGGGCGGGCACGGTGA
- a CDS encoding secondary thiamine-phosphate synthase enzyme YjbQ, whose translation MRHVFANHDVLTEGCGQFIDVTEDVERAVEDSAITNGMALVYSPHTTCAVVINERESGFMEDIAEVLQSVAPLAADHYYRHDDLEIRTEGLDGDAHETPNGHAHCRAVLMSASQTVPVVDGRLRLGHWQRLFFCELDRARERKVFIQVIGD comes from the coding sequence GTGAGGCATGTCTTCGCGAACCATGACGTTCTGACGGAAGGGTGCGGGCAGTTCATCGACGTCACCGAAGACGTCGAAAGAGCGGTCGAGGACAGCGCCATCACGAACGGGATGGCGCTCGTCTACTCGCCGCACACGACCTGTGCGGTGGTGATCAACGAGCGCGAGTCCGGCTTCATGGAGGACATCGCCGAGGTGCTCCAGAGCGTCGCGCCGCTCGCCGCCGATCACTACTACCGCCACGACGATCTCGAGATCCGGACGGAGGGGCTCGACGGCGACGCGCACGAGACCCCGAACGGCCATGCGCACTGCCGGGCCGTGCTGATGAGCGCGTCGCAGACCGTCCCGGTCGTGGACGGCCGTCTGCGCCTCGGCCACTGGCAACGGCTCTTCTTTTGCGAGCTCGACCGCGCCCGCGAGCGCAAGGTCTTCATCCAGGTCATCGGGGACTAG